In one window of Mercurialis annua linkage group LG4, ddMerAnnu1.2, whole genome shotgun sequence DNA:
- the LOC126679048 gene encoding transcription initiation factor IIB-2: MGDAYCSDCKKQTEVVCDHAAGDTVCSECGLVLESHSIDETSEWRTFANESGDNDPVRVGGPSNPLLADGGLSTVIAKPNGGSGDFLSSSLGRWQNRGSNPDRGLIMAFKTIATMSDRLGLVATIKDRANEIYKRVEDQKSSRGRNQDALLAACLYIACRQEDKPRTVKEICSVANGATKKEIGRAKEYIVKQLGLETGQSVEMGTIHAGDFMRRFCSNLGMNNQAMKAAQESVQKSEEFDIRRSPISIAAAVIYIISQLSDDKKLLRDISQATGVAEGTIRNSYKDLYPHISKIIPGWYAKEEDLKNLCSP; encoded by the exons ATGGGAGATGCGTATTGTTCGGATTGCAAGAAGCAAACGGAGGTGGTATGTGACCATGCAGCAGGGGACACAGTGTGCTCAGAGTGTGGATTAGTATTAGAATCCCATTCAATTGACGAGACATCAGAGTGGCGAACATTTGCAAATGAATCGGGTGACAATGACCCTGTTCGTGTGGGTGGACCCTCTAATCCATTGCTAGCTGATGGAGGTCTCTCCACTGTTATTGCTAAACCTAATGGCGGGTCTGGAGATTTCTTGTCTTCTTCTTTAGGGAGGTGGCAGAATAGAGGCTCGAACCCTGATCGCGGTTTGATTATGGCTTTTAAAACCATTGCTACCATGTCTGATAG GTTGGGGCTTGTTGCAACAATCAAG GACCGGGCCAATGAGATTTATAAAAGGGTGGAAGATCAGAAGTCTAGTAGAGGAAGAAATCAGGATGCCTTATTGGCTGCTTGCCTCTACATTGCTTGTCGACAAGAAGACAAGCCACGTACAGTAAAGG AAATTTGCTCCGTCGCCAACGGAGCCACAAAGAAGGAAATTGGCCGAGCAAAAGAATATATAGTAAAACAACTGGGGTTGGAGACAGGTCAGTCAGTGGAGATGGGAACAATACATGCTGGGGACTTCATG AGGCGTTTCTGTTCAAATCTTGGGATGAATAATCAAGCAATGAAAGCTGCCCAAGAATCTGTGCAGAAGTCGGAAGAGTTTGACATAAG GAGGAGTCCCATATCAATTGCGGCAGCAGTCATATATATTATAAGTCAGCTTTCAGATGACAAGAAGCTTCTTCGag ATATTTCACAGGCAACTGGAGTTGCCGAGGGGACAATCCGAAACTCCTACAAAGATCTGTATCCCCACATTTCAAAGATAATACCAGGCTGGTATGCCAAAGAAGAGGATCTCAAAAATCTTTGCAGTCCTTGA
- the LOC126679113 gene encoding uncharacterized protein LOC126679113 isoform X2 encodes MGKEHNGRVRGLGLGPTPRSYFGASSYNVGEKWNASTSSSNLNEVETLKETLQEMTAKYEEVNKKYEVLSTNHEGVSQTLLALASFVSKKFPGQHWMPTQLNKNQVSGHGSGGNMQHDASSRSSHGFASNEA; translated from the exons ATGGGTAAAGAGCACAATGGTCGTGTGAGGGGTTTAGGGTTGGGACCAACCCCGAGAAGTTATTTTGGAGCATCGTCTTACAATGTGGGAGAAAAATGGAACGCTTCTACAAGTTCAAGCAACTTAAATGAAGTGGAAACACTCAAGGAAACACTCCAAGAGATGACAGCCAAATATGAAGAAGTGAACAAGAAATATGAAGTCTTATCAACCAATCACGAAGGAGTATCTCAAACGCTACTTGCTTTGGCAAGCTTTGTATCTAAAAAGTTTCCTGGACAACATTGGATGCCAACACAATTGAACAAAAATCAG GTTAGTGGTCATGGTAGCGGTGGAAATATGCAACATGATGCTTCATCACGTTCAAGTCATGGTTTTGCTAGCAATGAAGCTTGA
- the LOC126679113 gene encoding uncharacterized protein LOC126679113 isoform X1: MGKEHNGRVRGLGLGPTPRSYFGASSYNVGEKWNASTSSSNLNEVETLKETLQEMTAKYEEVNKKYEVLSTNHEGVSQTLLALASFVSKKFPGQHWMPTQLNKNQQVSGHGSGGNMQHDASSRSSHGFASNEA; the protein is encoded by the exons ATGGGTAAAGAGCACAATGGTCGTGTGAGGGGTTTAGGGTTGGGACCAACCCCGAGAAGTTATTTTGGAGCATCGTCTTACAATGTGGGAGAAAAATGGAACGCTTCTACAAGTTCAAGCAACTTAAATGAAGTGGAAACACTCAAGGAAACACTCCAAGAGATGACAGCCAAATATGAAGAAGTGAACAAGAAATATGAAGTCTTATCAACCAATCACGAAGGAGTATCTCAAACGCTACTTGCTTTGGCAAGCTTTGTATCTAAAAAGTTTCCTGGACAACATTGGATGCCAACACAATTGAACAAAAATCAG CAGGTTAGTGGTCATGGTAGCGGTGGAAATATGCAACATGATGCTTCATCACGTTCAAGTCATGGTTTTGCTAGCAATGAAGCTTGA